In Saccharothrix syringae, the following are encoded in one genomic region:
- a CDS encoding proline iminopeptidase-family hydrolase has product MAPTPTAKGTVPFGPYKTWYRVTGELGEGRPPVVVVHGGPGSTHDYLLRLAELAEDGWPVVHYDQLGNGGSTHLRDRGADFWTPELFLDELENLLEALDVADEYVLFGHSWGGVLAAAHAVRQPEGLVGLVVADSPASYPLWIEELAELRKTLPPGVDELLRRHEAAGTTDSREYLEASGVFYQRHVCRVQPLPRDLTATFMELSTDPTVYRAMNGPNEFHVVGTLKDYSLVDELASVRVPTLVVRGEHDEITPAAAAPFHELIPGARLEVVPDASHLPHLENPDRFDAVLVEFLKGLA; this is encoded by the coding sequence ATGGCTCCGACGCCGACCGCCAAGGGGACGGTCCCCTTCGGGCCGTACAAGACGTGGTACCGGGTCACCGGGGAGCTGGGGGAGGGCCGCCCGCCGGTGGTGGTCGTGCACGGCGGTCCCGGCAGCACGCACGACTACCTGCTGAGGCTGGCGGAGCTGGCGGAGGACGGGTGGCCGGTCGTGCACTACGACCAGCTGGGCAACGGCGGGTCGACGCACCTGCGTGACCGGGGGGCGGACTTCTGGACGCCGGAGCTGTTCCTCGACGAGCTGGAGAACCTGCTGGAGGCGTTGGACGTCGCCGACGAGTACGTGCTGTTCGGGCACTCGTGGGGTGGGGTCCTGGCGGCCGCCCACGCGGTTCGGCAGCCGGAGGGGTTGGTGGGGTTGGTGGTGGCCGACTCGCCGGCGTCCTACCCGTTGTGGATCGAGGAGCTGGCGGAGCTGCGGAAGACGTTGCCGCCGGGGGTGGACGAGCTGCTGCGTCGGCACGAGGCGGCGGGGACCACGGACAGCCGGGAGTACCTGGAGGCCAGTGGGGTGTTCTACCAGCGGCACGTGTGCCGGGTGCAGCCGTTGCCGAGGGATTTGACGGCGACGTTCATGGAGCTGTCGACGGATCCGACGGTGTACCGGGCGATGAACGGCCCCAACGAGTTCCACGTGGTGGGGACGCTCAAGGACTACTCGCTGGTTGACGAGCTGGCGTCGGTGCGGGTGCCGACGCTGGTGGTGCGGGGCGAGCACGACGAGATCACCCCGGCGGCGGCCGCGCCGTTCCACGAGCTGATCCCGGGCGCGCGGCTGGAGGTAGTGCCGGATGCCAGCCACCTGCCGCACCTGGAGAACCCGGACCGGTTCGACGCAGTGCTGGTGGAGTTCCTGAAGGGCCTGGCGTAA